A genome region from Deltaproteobacteria bacterium includes the following:
- a CDS encoding molecular chaperone DnaJ produces the protein MDEGFEIEAQALAQVLDELDYFQVLKVAQSASPGEIKAAYYRESRSYHPDRFSTLPPSDMKENIGRIYKRINEAYVCLRDDTKRTKYLADVLGPDRQKKLRFVEASEQELKKEKEQEVGATPQGRKFYMAGLADMAAQKFSSAERNFKMALTYEPNNPNFKAKRDEAGKLIKNDMSIR, from the coding sequence ATGGATGAGGGATTCGAGATCGAGGCGCAGGCGCTCGCCCAGGTCCTCGACGAGCTGGACTACTTCCAGGTGCTCAAAGTGGCGCAGAGCGCCAGCCCGGGCGAGATCAAGGCCGCGTACTACCGCGAGTCGCGGTCATATCATCCGGACCGCTTCAGCACCCTGCCGCCGAGCGACATGAAGGAGAACATCGGCCGCATCTACAAGCGCATCAACGAGGCCTACGTCTGCCTTCGCGACGACACCAAGCGGACGAAGTACCTCGCCGACGTTCTCGGCCCCGACCGGCAGAAGAAGCTGCGCTTCGTGGAGGCCAGCGAGCAGGAGCTGAAGAAGGAAAAGGAGCAGGAAGTGGGAGCGACGCCGCAGGGCCGCAAGTTCTACATGGCGGGCCTCGCGGACATGGCGGCGCAAAAGTTCTCCTCCGCCGAGCGCAACTTCAAGATGGCGCTCACTTACGAACCCAACAACCCCAACTTCAAGGCGAAGCGGGACGAGGCGGGCAAGCTCATCAAGAACGATATGAGCATCCGGTGA
- a CDS encoding CvpA family protein: protein MNAFDLFCLVLVLAFGIWGAFRGLLRQIFGLIGFVGGIVLARLLAQSFGDAFAKDLGLPVAVATAAMAIALFLVAEIAAKLIGRFLHKRMTGGFTKTVERGGGFLVGTGKGLLVAWVFASLIALLRPHLEHLETETSLAKLDLPHSHVLSVAREVNLITELRGPRKT, encoded by the coding sequence GTGAACGCGTTCGACCTGTTCTGTCTGGTCCTCGTCCTCGCCTTCGGCATCTGGGGCGCGTTCCGCGGCCTCCTCCGGCAGATCTTCGGCCTGATCGGATTCGTGGGCGGCATCGTGCTCGCCCGCCTCCTGGCGCAGAGCTTCGGCGACGCGTTCGCGAAGGATCTCGGCCTTCCCGTCGCCGTGGCCACGGCGGCAATGGCCATCGCGCTCTTCCTCGTCGCGGAGATCGCCGCCAAGCTCATCGGCAGGTTCCTGCACAAGCGGATGACCGGCGGCTTCACCAAGACGGTGGAACGCGGCGGCGGCTTTCTCGTCGGCACCGGCAAGGGCCTCCTGGTGGCGTGGGTGTTCGCTTCGCTGATCGCGCTCTTGCGGCCGCACCTGGAGCATCTGGAGACCGAGACTTCCCTCGCAAAGCTCGACCTGCCGCACTCGCACGTGCTTTCGGTGGCCCGCGAGGTGAACCTGATCACCGAGCTGCGCGGTCCCCGCAAGACGTAG
- the clpX gene encoding ATP-dependent Clp protease ATP-binding subunit ClpX, whose protein sequence is MPPARDDIKILTPRQVFDHLDRYVIGQAAAKRSVATAAHQHLKRIEQRRLGKATLLRKSNVLLMGPTGSGKTHMARKLADLLEVPFTVVDATEYTEAGYYGKDVEVMVAELLFKSGHSIDATQRGIIFIDEIDKIARRSGSARTGAGSRDIGGEGVQQALLKLLEGREIFVPLNVTQHWNKHDFVQVDTSDILFICAGTFTDLHQVQVDRQVGFGSSGRRMGASRLRVKELIEYGMLAELLGRLPVQVQLEELSSEELYRILTEPPDALAREYREALQIDGVELELQEGALRAIVEYSVEKKLGARALRSIMEELLADVMFDAPEKRGEQLVIDRRYAHSRLKKLDAQALRD, encoded by the coding sequence ATGCCGCCTGCCCGCGACGACATCAAAATCCTCACTCCGCGGCAGGTCTTCGACCACCTCGACCGGTACGTGATCGGCCAGGCGGCCGCAAAGCGCTCCGTCGCCACCGCGGCCCACCAGCACCTCAAGCGCATCGAGCAGCGGCGTCTGGGCAAGGCGACGCTGCTGCGCAAGTCGAACGTGCTGCTTATGGGTCCCACCGGCTCGGGGAAGACGCACATGGCTCGCAAGCTCGCCGACCTGCTCGAGGTGCCGTTCACTGTCGTGGACGCCACTGAATATACCGAGGCCGGCTATTACGGGAAGGATGTCGAGGTGATGGTGGCGGAATTGCTCTTCAAGAGCGGCCACTCGATCGACGCCACCCAGCGCGGGATCATCTTCATCGACGAGATCGACAAGATCGCGCGCCGAAGCGGAAGCGCGCGCACCGGCGCCGGCAGCCGCGACATCGGCGGCGAAGGCGTGCAGCAGGCCCTGCTCAAGCTTCTCGAAGGGCGCGAGATCTTCGTGCCCCTCAACGTGACCCAGCACTGGAACAAGCACGACTTCGTCCAGGTCGACACCAGCGACATCCTCTTTATCTGCGCGGGCACGTTCACCGACCTGCACCAGGTGCAGGTGGATCGCCAGGTTGGTTTCGGCAGCTCCGGGCGCCGCATGGGCGCCTCGCGTCTGCGGGTGAAGGAGCTGATCGAGTACGGGATGCTCGCGGAGCTGCTCGGACGGCTTCCGGTCCAGGTCCAGCTCGAGGAGCTGAGCTCGGAGGAGCTCTATCGCATCCTTACCGAGCCCCCGGATGCGCTTGCGCGGGAGTACCGGGAGGCGCTGCAGATCGACGGCGTGGAGCTGGAGCTGCAGGAAGGCGCGCTGCGGGCCATCGTCGAGTACTCGGTGGAGAAGAAGCTGGGGGCGCGCGCCCTGCGCAGCATCATGGAGGAGCTCCTCGCCGACGTGATGTTCGACGCGCCGGAGAAGCGCGGGGAGCAGCTGGTGATCGACCGCCGGTACGCGCACTCGCGCCTGAAGAAGCTCGACGCGCAAGCGCTGCGCGACTGA
- a CDS encoding aminotransferase class I/II-fold pyridoxal phosphate-dependent enzyme, whose protein sequence is MEKLQLDLEGPDPRRGLSGMAKGLIGSEILRIASEIRTAITAGQKIANFTVGDFSSREFPIPDCLRDGTLRALAAGETNYPPSDGVLRLREAVREFWRERLQIEVPLESIVIAGGSRPVIYATYRALVEPGDTVVYPVPSWNNNHYCHLVGARGVPLETAPEHGFLPTAASLKPVLKTARLIALNTPLNPAGTVLSPEEVVRISEVVVDENRRRDRAGEKPLYLLYDQVYWMLTFGSARHEIPVRALPEVARYTVFVDGISKAFAATGVRVGWCIGPRAVIGAIRDILGHVGAWAPRAEQVATAELLRDHAAMDAYLREHKGRLQQRLDRLHEGFSRMTASGLPVRDIPPQGAIYLSVQFDLIGKRGFRTNDQVRKYLLEEAGFAVVPFQAFGLSGENGWFRLSVGAVSMRDIDAALPRVETALRKAVG, encoded by the coding sequence ATGGAGAAGCTGCAGCTCGACCTCGAGGGCCCGGACCCTCGCCGCGGCCTCTCCGGCATGGCCAAGGGGCTGATCGGATCGGAGATCCTCCGCATCGCCTCGGAGATCCGCACCGCGATCACCGCCGGGCAGAAGATCGCCAACTTCACCGTCGGAGATTTCTCCTCGCGGGAGTTCCCCATTCCCGACTGCCTCCGCGACGGAACCCTGCGCGCGCTGGCCGCGGGCGAGACGAACTACCCTCCCAGCGATGGCGTCCTGCGCCTGCGGGAGGCCGTGCGCGAGTTCTGGCGCGAGCGGCTGCAGATCGAGGTGCCGCTGGAGAGCATCGTGATCGCAGGAGGCTCGCGGCCGGTGATCTACGCCACCTACCGCGCGTTGGTGGAGCCGGGCGATACCGTCGTGTACCCGGTGCCGAGCTGGAACAACAACCATTACTGCCACCTGGTGGGCGCGAGGGGCGTGCCGCTGGAGACGGCGCCCGAGCACGGCTTTCTTCCCACGGCCGCGTCGCTGAAGCCGGTGCTGAAGACGGCGCGCCTGATCGCGTTGAACACCCCGCTCAATCCCGCCGGCACGGTCCTCTCGCCGGAAGAGGTGGTCCGCATCAGCGAGGTGGTGGTGGACGAGAACCGCCGGCGCGATCGCGCGGGCGAAAAGCCGCTCTATCTTCTCTACGATCAGGTCTATTGGATGCTGACCTTCGGCAGCGCCCGCCACGAGATTCCCGTGCGCGCGCTCCCGGAGGTGGCCCGATACACGGTGTTCGTCGACGGCATCTCCAAGGCGTTCGCCGCCACCGGAGTGCGAGTGGGGTGGTGCATCGGGCCCCGGGCTGTGATCGGCGCCATCCGCGACATCCTCGGCCACGTCGGGGCCTGGGCGCCGCGCGCCGAGCAGGTGGCCACGGCGGAGCTGTTGCGCGACCACGCCGCGATGGACGCCTACCTTCGCGAGCACAAGGGCAGGCTCCAGCAGCGCCTCGACCGGCTCCACGAGGGGTTTTCACGCATGACCGCATCGGGGTTGCCGGTGCGCGACATCCCTCCGCAGGGGGCGATCTACCTCTCGGTCCAGTTCGATCTGATCGGGAAGCGCGGGTTCCGCACCAACGATCAGGTCCGCAAGTACCTGCTCGAGGAAGCCGGGTTCGCGGTGGTGCCGTTCCAGGCGTTCGGCCTGAGCGGCGAGAACGGCTGGTTCCGCCTCAGCGTGGGAGCGGTCTCGATGCGCGACATCGACGCCGCGCTACCCCGCGTGGAGACTGCCCTCAGAAAAGCAGTGGGCTGA
- a CDS encoding NUDIX domain-containing protein produces the protein MRSAPWPCRRGRGEGPGPRGRAAASPWRRPSTTDLSVQSPRVRLKALVWILRSGPSGPSILLLERPPHRGGGEHPVTGKADPGETAADCAARESLEETGLRGELVDLGYAHRYRGRKAMFEERAFLLRVAEDAAPALSDEHVGYRWASAKDARSAMHWNAHAKALDLALKAF, from the coding sequence ATCCGATCAGCCCCTTGGCCATGCCGGAGAGGCCGCGGCGAGGGTCCGGGCCCTCGAGGTCGAGCTGCAGCTTCTCCATGGCGCCGCCCATCTACCACAGATTTGTCGGTACAATCGCCGCGGGTGCGGCTCAAAGCGCTGGTGTGGATTCTGCGTTCCGGACCTTCCGGACCTTCCATCCTGCTCCTCGAGCGGCCGCCGCATCGGGGCGGCGGCGAGCATCCCGTCACCGGAAAGGCCGATCCGGGCGAGACCGCGGCGGACTGCGCGGCCCGCGAATCGCTTGAAGAGACCGGCCTGCGCGGCGAGCTCGTCGATCTGGGATACGCGCACCGGTACCGCGGCAGGAAGGCGATGTTCGAGGAGCGTGCCTTTCTCCTCCGCGTCGCAGAGGATGCTGCGCCGGCACTCTCCGACGAGCACGTCGGGTACCGCTGGGCGTCAGCGAAGGACGCGCGCAGCGCCATGCACTGGAACGCGCACGCCAAGGCGCTCGATCTCGCGCTGAAGGCTTTTTAG
- a CDS encoding Rrf2 family transcriptional regulator — MQHVLQISRKIDYGLRAMIHLAGLPAAKIASLQDLSVTLHIPREFLAKILNVLTGKGLVRSSRGAHGGYQLARPARDISFLEVIEAVEGPVQLNVCLDHKDRCDVSAGCTMYQIWKVGQDRMLEVYRRTSLAQLASEPADPVPISLGIPARG; from the coding sequence ATGCAGCATGTCCTGCAGATCAGCCGCAAGATCGACTACGGCTTGCGGGCGATGATCCACCTCGCCGGGCTACCGGCGGCGAAGATCGCGTCGCTGCAGGATCTTTCCGTGACGCTGCACATTCCCCGCGAGTTCCTTGCCAAGATCCTCAACGTCCTGACGGGGAAGGGCCTCGTCCGATCGAGCCGCGGCGCTCACGGCGGGTACCAGCTCGCGCGGCCTGCCCGGGACATCTCCTTCCTCGAGGTCATCGAGGCGGTGGAGGGGCCGGTGCAGCTCAACGTCTGCCTCGACCACAAGGACCGCTGCGACGTGAGCGCAGGCTGCACGATGTACCAGATCTGGAAGGTGGGGCAGGATCGGATGCTGGAAGTGTACCGGCGCACGTCGCTGGCGCAGCTCGCTTCCGAGCCGGCGGACCCGGTGCCCATCTCGCTCGGAATTCCCGCGAGGGGCTAA
- a CDS encoding PHP domain-containing protein, with translation MIDLHSHTLHSDGDRSPAELFAEAKAAGVTVLAVTDHDTVYGLGECRDASEAVGVRLVPGIELSCELHGREVHVLGHLIDFESQALGRLATDMLAERRERMERMVGLAQGMGFSGVTMDRVIAASGGENLGRPHLARALVDCGHAESIKDAFDRFLHTNGSLWVDRRRLPVPEAIRLVHDAAGTATIAHPGANGISRQELRALVGEGLDGVEAWHPEHPPNQAEAFVRWAEELGLVVTAGSDYHGPGVQPDRHLGDRTLSPERFAALEDRARRYAPEGRRPPRAR, from the coding sequence GTGATCGACCTTCACTCCCATACCCTGCACAGCGATGGCGATCGCTCGCCCGCCGAGCTCTTCGCGGAAGCGAAGGCGGCGGGAGTGACGGTCCTGGCCGTCACCGACCACGACACCGTTTACGGGCTGGGGGAATGTCGCGATGCGTCAGAAGCGGTCGGCGTGCGGCTCGTCCCCGGCATCGAGCTCTCATGCGAGCTGCACGGGCGCGAGGTCCACGTCCTCGGTCATCTGATCGACTTCGAATCGCAGGCTCTCGGTCGGCTCGCGACCGACATGCTGGCGGAGCGGCGCGAACGCATGGAGCGCATGGTCGGCCTTGCCCAGGGGATGGGCTTTTCCGGCGTCACCATGGACCGCGTGATCGCCGCGAGCGGCGGCGAGAACCTCGGGCGCCCGCATCTCGCCCGGGCGCTGGTCGACTGCGGACATGCGGAGAGCATCAAGGATGCGTTCGACCGCTTTCTGCACACCAACGGTTCTCTCTGGGTCGATCGCCGCCGCCTACCGGTCCCCGAGGCGATCCGCCTCGTCCACGACGCCGCGGGCACCGCGACCATCGCGCATCCCGGCGCGAACGGAATCTCGCGGCAGGAGCTGCGGGCGCTCGTCGGCGAAGGCCTCGACGGCGTGGAGGCGTGGCACCCCGAGCATCCGCCGAACCAGGCGGAGGCGTTCGTGCGGTGGGCGGAAGAGCTCGGCCTGGTGGTCACCGCCGGCAGCGACTATCACGGCCCCGGCGTTCAGCCGGATCGACATCTCGGGGATCGAACGCTGTCGCCAGAAAGGTTTGCCGCGCTGGAAGATCGGGCTAGGCGCTACGCACCAGAAGGTCGTCGTCCTCCTCGAGCACGATGA
- a CDS encoding NADH-quinone oxidoreductase subunit N, producing the protein MDNLHSLRFFWPESVLTVAVLAMLVQDLIVRRSKWRVPSLVVGALFWLALTGVATAVTPRGDVPLFGGLLQHDPLRMFFAWLFLGAAVLTVIIVPKSAQISVARMGEFIALLFALLLGMFLMASSTDLLMIYLSVETVSLVSYVLTSFRRADRKANEAALKYVIYGGVASGVMLYGMSILYGLFATTRVTGAGGIGSQLADVTSRLFMAQTFGGQPAAQLALVVAVVFVLAGVGYKIASVPFHMWCPDVYEGAPTPFTAFLSVGPKAAGFAVAIRFFFAAFERQMPGGGYAPITDLPWPAIIGIISAITMTLGNLTAIVQNNLKRMLAYSSIAHAGYLLMGLAAASTAGVQSILVYLMVYVLMNVGAFLVIIVVARVTGGEDIGDFRGLGSKAPIAALALTVFLFSLTGIPPFAGFAGKYLIFAALVQRGGFWNVLLAVIGVVNSAVSLFYYARIIKAMYLEEAVDERPLAVPAVYTGLLVALAVPVLVLGIYWAPLVRWAAGAFGSGNLS; encoded by the coding sequence ATGGACAACCTCCACTCGCTGCGTTTCTTCTGGCCCGAGAGCGTCCTCACCGTCGCGGTGCTGGCGATGCTCGTGCAGGACCTGATCGTCCGGCGCAGCAAGTGGCGGGTTCCGTCGCTGGTCGTGGGTGCCCTGTTCTGGCTGGCGCTCACCGGGGTCGCGACGGCGGTCACTCCGCGAGGAGATGTGCCGCTCTTCGGCGGCCTGCTCCAGCACGATCCGCTGCGGATGTTCTTCGCCTGGCTCTTTCTCGGAGCGGCAGTGCTGACGGTGATCATCGTTCCCAAGAGCGCGCAGATCTCGGTGGCGCGGATGGGGGAGTTCATTGCCCTGCTCTTCGCGCTGTTGCTCGGCATGTTCCTGATGGCGAGCTCTACCGATCTGCTGATGATCTACCTGTCGGTCGAAACGGTCTCACTGGTCAGCTACGTCCTCACCAGCTTCCGGCGCGCCGACCGCAAGGCCAACGAGGCCGCACTCAAGTACGTCATCTACGGCGGCGTCGCCTCGGGCGTCATGCTCTACGGGATGAGCATCCTCTACGGGCTCTTCGCGACCACGCGCGTGACCGGAGCGGGCGGAATCGGCTCGCAGCTCGCCGACGTCACCAGCCGCCTCTTCATGGCGCAGACGTTCGGCGGACAGCCGGCAGCGCAGCTCGCTCTGGTCGTGGCGGTGGTCTTCGTCCTCGCCGGCGTGGGGTACAAGATCGCGAGCGTCCCGTTCCACATGTGGTGCCCGGACGTGTACGAGGGAGCACCCACGCCCTTCACGGCGTTCCTCTCCGTGGGACCGAAGGCCGCTGGCTTCGCGGTGGCCATCCGCTTCTTCTTCGCCGCCTTCGAGCGCCAGATGCCGGGCGGAGGATACGCGCCGATCACCGATCTTCCCTGGCCCGCGATCATCGGGATCATCTCCGCCATCACGATGACGCTGGGGAACCTCACCGCCATCGTGCAGAACAACCTGAAGCGGATGCTGGCCTACAGCTCCATCGCCCACGCCGGCTATCTGCTGATGGGCCTCGCCGCCGCGAGCACGGCCGGCGTGCAGAGCATCCTCGTCTACCTGATGGTCTACGTGCTGATGAATGTTGGCGCGTTCCTGGTGATCATCGTGGTGGCGCGCGTGACCGGCGGCGAGGACATCGGCGATTTCCGCGGCCTGGGGAGCAAGGCCCCCATCGCGGCGCTCGCGCTGACCGTCTTCCTCTTCAGCCTCACCGGCATTCCGCCGTTCGCGGGCTTCGCCGGCAAGTACCTCATCTTCGCCGCCCTCGTGCAGCGCGGTGGGTTCTGGAACGTGCTGCTGGCGGTGATCGGCGTGGTGAACAGCGCGGTCTCGCTCTTCTATTACGCGCGCATCATCAAGGCGATGTACCTCGAAGAAGCCGTGGACGAGCGGCCGCTCGCGGTGCCTGCGGTGTACACTGGCCTGCTCGTCGCCCTGGCAGTGCCCGTCCTCGTCCTCGGGATTTACTGGGCGCCATTGGTCCGGTGGGCGGCCGGTGCCTTTGGCAGCGGAAATTTGTCGTAA
- a CDS encoding NADH-quinone oxidoreductase subunit M yields the protein MNLPTTSALLTSITFMPLLGAALILPVLGLRASGALSKGASDQACRVITFVASGLTLLLALLLWKLYDPSNPGLQFVQHVRWIPAYNIEYFVGVDGISITLVILSALISFIATIASMPWWPGNAHLDEHHFTQHGVPGYMALLLILQTGMIGVFVAMDMFLFYVFWEVMLLPMYFLIGIWGGSNKEYAAIKFFLYTLAGSVLILLAVIGLYYNGPTELLDGRTVHTFNMVKMAQWGRAGGYLSAPLVLGMSFIKVTWVALFIGFAVKIPMFPFHTWLPDAHVEAPTPISVILAGVLLKMGIYGILRFNFAILPQATKWASYAMAVFGTINIVYAAFVCLAQKDLKRMIAYSSVSHMGFCLLGMSAFTQQGIDGAVLNLWTHGLISPMLFLIVGVIYDRAHHRNIEGFGGLAKQVPEYAGLLGLAFFASLGLPGLCGFVSEFTVFLGSLSTWQTLTIISALSVIITAAYYLWAIQRMMLGQLNPAYTSLPDVNWRERLTLYPLGALIILFGFYPAAIINLIQGSLRTLLVPLQ from the coding sequence ATGAACCTTCCGACTACCTCCGCGCTGCTCACCTCGATCACCTTCATGCCGCTCCTCGGAGCGGCTCTGATCCTCCCGGTGCTCGGGCTGCGCGCGAGCGGGGCGCTGTCAAAGGGGGCCTCGGACCAGGCCTGCCGCGTGATCACCTTCGTCGCCTCCGGGCTGACGCTTCTGCTCGCGCTCCTGCTCTGGAAGCTGTACGACCCCTCGAATCCGGGGCTGCAGTTCGTCCAGCACGTGCGCTGGATCCCCGCCTACAACATCGAATACTTCGTCGGCGTCGACGGCATCTCCATCACGCTGGTGATCCTCTCGGCGCTGATCAGCTTCATCGCCACCATCGCGTCCATGCCGTGGTGGCCGGGCAACGCGCACCTCGACGAGCACCACTTTACGCAGCACGGAGTGCCCGGCTACATGGCGCTGCTGCTCATCCTGCAGACCGGGATGATCGGCGTGTTCGTCGCCATGGACATGTTCCTCTTCTACGTCTTCTGGGAAGTGATGCTGCTGCCGATGTACTTCCTGATCGGCATCTGGGGCGGCTCCAACAAGGAGTACGCGGCGATCAAGTTCTTCCTCTATACCCTCGCCGGCTCGGTGCTGATCCTCCTCGCCGTCATCGGCCTCTACTACAACGGGCCCACCGAATTGCTCGACGGCCGCACCGTCCACACGTTCAACATGGTGAAGATGGCCCAGTGGGGCCGGGCCGGCGGATACCTCTCCGCGCCGCTCGTGCTGGGGATGTCCTTCATCAAGGTCACGTGGGTGGCGCTGTTCATCGGGTTCGCGGTGAAGATCCCGATGTTCCCCTTCCATACCTGGCTCCCCGACGCGCACGTGGAAGCGCCGACGCCCATCTCGGTGATCCTCGCCGGGGTGCTCCTCAAGATGGGCATCTACGGCATCCTCCGCTTCAACTTCGCCATCCTGCCGCAGGCGACGAAATGGGCCTCGTACGCGATGGCCGTGTTCGGCACCATCAACATCGTCTACGCCGCGTTCGTCTGCCTGGCGCAGAAGGACCTGAAGCGGATGATCGCCTACTCCTCCGTCTCGCACATGGGCTTCTGCCTGTTGGGGATGAGCGCCTTCACCCAGCAGGGAATCGACGGAGCGGTGCTCAACCTGTGGACGCACGGGCTGATCAGCCCGATGCTGTTCCTCATCGTCGGCGTGATCTACGACCGCGCCCACCACCGCAACATCGAAGGGTTCGGCGGTCTGGCCAAGCAGGTGCCCGAGTACGCCGGCCTGCTCGGCCTGGCGTTCTTTGCCTCGCTCGGGCTACCGGGACTATGCGGCTTCGTCAGCGAGTTCACCGTCTTCCTCGGATCGCTGTCCACCTGGCAGACGCTGACCATCATCTCGGCGCTCTCGGTGATCATCACCGCGGCGTACTACCTCTGGGCGATCCAGCGAATGATGCTGGGCCAGCTCAACCCGGCCTACACCTCGCTGCCCGACGTGAACTGGCGCGAGCGGCTCACCCTCTATCCGCTGGGCGCCCTGATCATCCTCTTCGGCTTCTACCCCGCTGCGATCATCAACCTGATCCAGGGGTCGCTCCGCACCCTGCTGGTTCCGCTGCAATAG